Proteins found in one Orcinus orca chromosome 11, mOrcOrc1.1, whole genome shotgun sequence genomic segment:
- the PRR13 gene encoding proline-rich protein 13: protein MWNPNAGQPGPYPHPPNVGYPGGCNPAHPPPATPPFPPGPFPTPPGAPQGNPAFPPGGPCHPVPQPGYPGCQPSGPYPPPYPPPAPGMCPVNPLAPGMVGPGMVIDKKMQKKMRKAHKKKQKHHKHGKHSSSSSSSSSDSD, encoded by the exons ATGTGGAATCCCAATGCCG GGCAGCCAGGGCCATATCCACACCCCCCTAACGTCGGGTACCCTGGAGGTTGCAATCCTGCCCATCCACCACCTGCCACCCCTCCCTTTCCTCCAGGCCCCTTTCCCACTCCCCCAGGAGCACCCCAGGGGAATCCAGCCTTTCCCCCTGGTGGGCCCTGTCACCCTGTGCCACAACCGGGGTATCCAGGATGCCAACCCTCAGGTCCCTACCCCCCTCCATACCCACCACCTGCCCCTGGCATGTGTCCTGTGAATCCATTGGCTCCTGGCATGGTAGGACCAGGAATGGTGATTGACAAGAAGatgcaaaagaaaatgagaaaagctcataaaaagaagcagaaacaCCACAAACATGGCAAG cattcctcctcctcctcctcttccagcaGTGACTCTGACTGA